One part of the Aurantibacillus circumpalustris genome encodes these proteins:
- the fabG gene encoding 3-oxoacyl-[acyl-carrier-protein] reductase, with amino-acid sequence MQLLQDKVALITGATRGIGKGIALTFAKNGANVAFTYLSSDEKARALETELQSFGIKAKGYKSDAGDFKAAEELATSVVNDFGTIDVLVNNAGITRDTLLMRMSEQHWDDVMNANLKSVFNLVKAVQRPMLKAKKGSIINMSSVVGVKGNAGQSNYSASKAGIIGFTKSIALELGSRNIRSNTIAPGFIETEMTAALDEKVVQQWRDGIPLKRGGSAEDVANLALFLASDLSGYITGQCISVCGGMLT; translated from the coding sequence ATGCAACTTCTACAAGATAAAGTAGCTCTTATTACAGGAGCAACGCGCGGAATTGGTAAAGGCATTGCTTTAACCTTTGCGAAAAACGGTGCCAATGTGGCTTTCACCTATCTAAGCTCAGATGAAAAAGCACGGGCTCTTGAAACAGAACTACAAAGTTTTGGAATAAAGGCAAAGGGATACAAAAGTGATGCCGGTGATTTTAAAGCGGCTGAAGAACTTGCAACAAGTGTTGTAAATGATTTTGGAACTATTGATGTGCTAGTTAATAATGCAGGTATTACCCGTGACACTCTTTTAATGCGCATGAGCGAACAACATTGGGACGATGTAATGAATGCAAATTTAAAATCAGTTTTTAATCTTGTAAAGGCGGTTCAACGTCCAATGCTCAAAGCAAAAAAAGGTTCTATCATCAATATGAGTTCTGTAGTTGGGGTAAAAGGCAATGCAGGTCAAAGTAATTACTCTGCATCGAAAGCAGGTATCATTGGTTTTACCAAATCCATTGCTCTTGAATTAGGTTCTCGTAACATTCGCAGCAATACTATTGCTCCCGGATTTATTGAAACTGAAATGACGGCTGCACTTGATGAAAAAGTTGTTCAGCAATGGCGCGATGGTATTCCTCTTAAACGTGGCGGCTCCGCAGAAGATGTTGCAAACCTCGCTTTGTTTTTAGCGAGCGATTTAAGTGGATACATTACCGGACAGTGTATTAGCGTGTGCGGTGGAATGTTGACTTAA